A single Blastococcus colisei DNA region contains:
- a CDS encoding MFS transporter — translation MSGGAVEVRTALWRGRGMQALIGVTVLGFASFCLTLASLPVYAVTGGAAASTAGVVTAVFLVVTVAVQATIPALTVRFGVGPVLVAGLVAMGLPAPFYVLDDGLAWICALSAVRGAGFAVLTVLGATLAARVAPPERRGESVGLYGLAIAIPNLAAVPAGVALVLDGHVGWLSWLAASPLLGAFLVPLLVRSVAPEPGPGPAGSGRAAVRAALAPSAVLLLVTMAGGGVVTFLPIERPDGVLATVALMVFGITGAITRWRAGALSDRLGTRLLLPLALVVAAVGLVATGIGLSGDDVWVLVGVAVFGAGYGATQNLTLVAAFARAGEGGTTTASAMWNASFDTGTAFGALALGFVAAGIGLDWTYVVVAALLAAALPLASAAARAAVRV, via the coding sequence GTGAGTGGGGGAGCGGTCGAGGTGCGGACGGCGCTGTGGCGCGGCCGCGGCATGCAGGCGCTGATCGGGGTCACGGTGCTGGGGTTCGCCAGCTTCTGCCTGACCCTGGCCTCCCTGCCCGTGTACGCGGTGACCGGGGGCGCGGCCGCGAGCACCGCCGGCGTCGTCACGGCCGTGTTCCTCGTGGTCACCGTCGCCGTCCAGGCGACGATCCCGGCGCTGACCGTCCGGTTCGGCGTCGGGCCCGTCCTCGTGGCGGGGCTGGTCGCGATGGGGCTGCCCGCGCCGTTCTACGTCCTGGACGACGGCCTCGCGTGGATCTGCGCCCTCTCCGCCGTGCGGGGTGCGGGTTTCGCCGTCCTCACCGTGCTGGGTGCGACGCTGGCTGCCCGGGTCGCCCCGCCCGAGCGCCGCGGCGAGTCCGTCGGCCTCTACGGCCTGGCCATCGCGATCCCCAACCTGGCTGCCGTCCCGGCCGGCGTCGCGCTCGTCCTCGACGGGCACGTGGGCTGGCTGTCGTGGCTGGCGGCCTCCCCGCTCCTGGGGGCGTTCCTGGTTCCGCTGCTGGTCCGCTCGGTGGCGCCGGAGCCGGGACCGGGACCGGCCGGATCGGGGCGCGCGGCGGTGCGCGCCGCGCTGGCGCCGTCCGCGGTGCTGCTCCTGGTCACCATGGCCGGCGGCGGGGTGGTGACCTTCCTGCCGATCGAGCGTCCGGACGGCGTCCTCGCCACGGTCGCCCTGATGGTCTTCGGCATCACGGGCGCGATCACCCGCTGGCGGGCCGGCGCCCTGTCCGACCGGCTGGGCACCCGCCTGCTGCTCCCGCTGGCCCTGGTCGTCGCCGCGGTCGGGCTGGTGGCGACCGGCATCGGGCTGAGCGGGGACGACGTCTGGGTGCTCGTCGGGGTGGCGGTGTTCGGGGCCGGTTACGGCGCGACGCAGAACCTGACCCTGGTGGCCGCCTTCGCCCGGGCCGGCGAGGGCGGGACGACGACGGCCAGCGCCATGTGGAACGCCTCGTTCGACACCGGCACGGCGTTCGGGGCGCTGGCGCTCGGCTTCGTCGCCGCCGGGATCGGGCTGGACTGGACCTACGTGGTGGTGGCGGCGCTGCTGGCGGCGGCGCTGCCGTTGGCCTCGGCCGCGGCGCGGGCGGCCGTCCGCGTCTGA
- a CDS encoding DUF488 family protein — protein MPLLTVGHGPQDRVALGARLTDAGVELLVDVRRFPGSRNNPDVARDALADWLPALGVGYRWEERLGGRRRLPPGEPVEDDWWTVAQFAAYAAHTRTPEFTAALDEVLAESGDTTVAVMCSESVWWRCHRRLIADVAVLGRGVPVMHLMPEGRLAPHRPSEGAVVDAGVVHWPATPRDDQRT, from the coding sequence ATGCCACTGCTCACCGTCGGTCACGGCCCGCAGGACCGCGTGGCCCTCGGCGCACGGCTCACCGACGCGGGGGTCGAGCTGCTGGTCGACGTCCGTCGCTTCCCCGGCAGCCGGAACAATCCCGACGTCGCCCGCGACGCCCTCGCCGACTGGCTGCCCGCGCTGGGCGTCGGCTACCGCTGGGAGGAGCGGCTCGGCGGGCGCCGTCGACTACCTCCCGGGGAGCCCGTCGAGGACGACTGGTGGACGGTGGCACAGTTCGCCGCCTACGCCGCGCACACCCGCACGCCGGAGTTCACCGCGGCCCTCGACGAGGTGCTCGCGGAGTCCGGCGACACGACCGTCGCGGTGATGTGCAGCGAGAGCGTCTGGTGGCGCTGTCACCGGAGGCTGATCGCCGACGTCGCCGTCCTCGGTCGGGGCGTGCCGGTCATGCACCTGATGCCCGAGGGCCGGCTGGCCCCGCACCGCCCGTCCGAGGGCGCCGTGGTCGACGCCGGCGTCGTCCACTGGCCCGCCACCCCCCGCGATGATCAGCGAACCTGA